The Nitrosomonas sp. PY1 genomic sequence GATCGATCAAATCAATCTGCATAAACATCCGCCATTGAGTCAATCTAGCTAAAATAAGTCTTATAAGGAGGAGACTGGTTATTTTTTTTCCTTGTAGTCGACTCGCTCGCGCATTTCCTTTCCAGCTTTAAAATGAGGCACGTATTTTTCAGGTACTTTCACTTTATCACCGGACTTCGGATTCCGCCCGACGCGGGGCGGGCGGTAATTTAAATCAAAGCTGCCAAATCCACGAATTTCAATGCGCTGCCCTTTAGCTAGGCTTTTGGACATGGCATCAATAATCGTTTTAACGGAAAGCTCTGCATCTTTTGCGACTAATTGCGGAAAACGGGCAGCAAGACGCGCAATTAATTCAGATTTCGTCATGAATTTTTTCCTTATTGTTCGGTATTTTTGCTGTCCATCTTAGCTTTGAGTAATGCACCTAAGCTTGTGGTTCCAGCATTTGTAGGTGCTGTTTTAATTTTCTGTAAAGCGCTGGTTTCATCCGATTTGTCCTTGGCTTTGATGGAAAGATTAATTGTACGGTTCTTGCGATCAATGTTGATGATCATGGTTTCAACCTTGTCGCCTTCTTTCAGGTGCGTGCGAATATCTTCAACGCGATCACGAGTAACCTCTGAGGCACGCAAGTAACCATCGACGTCATTATTCAATGCAATGACTGCGCCCTTGGCATCAATTGATTTTACCGTGCCGCTGATGATGCTATTTTTATCATATTGTGTGACAAAGGCGGTAAATGGATCGCCTTCCATTTGTTTGATGCCAAGGGAAATGCGCTCACGTTCAACGTCGATCGATAAGATGATCGCTTCAACCTCATCGCCTTTTTTGTAGTTTAAAACAGCTTCTTCACCCGACTGATTCCAGGAAAGATCGGACAAATGCACTAGCCCATCAATGTTGCCGGGAAGTCCAATGAAAACTCCAAAATCAGTAATAGATTTGATCTGACCGCTAACCTTGTCGCCTTTTTCATGTTTGGAAGAAAATTCTTCCCAAGGATTAACTTGGCATTGTTTCATTCCTAGTGAAATACGTCTGCGTTCTTCGTCAATTTCCAGAATCATGATTTCGACTTCATCGCCTAATTGAACAATTTTAGACGGATAAACATTCTTGTTGGTCCAATCCATTTCAGATACATGCACCAGTCCTTCAATGCCTTGTTCTATTTCGATGAATGCACCGTAATCAGTCAGATTGGTTACTTTGCCAAATAAACGAGTATGCGCAGGATAGCGACGTGATAAACCTACCCATGGATCTTCGCTCAGTTGCTTCATGCCTAAAGAAACGCGATTTTTTTCTTGATCGAATTTAAGCACTTTTGCAGTCACTTCATCGCCGATATTGACAACTTCGGATGGATGTTTGACGCGGCGCCATGCCAGGTCGGTGATGTGTAACAATCCGTCTATGCCGCCTAGATCAACGAAAGCTCCATAATCGGTAATGTTTTTGATGACGCCTTGAACAACAGCACCTTCTTGCAAGCTCGATAATAACGACTCGCGATCGGCGCCTTGGGTAGCTTCCAGCACAGCGCGGCGTGAAACAACAACATTGTTGCGCTTACGATCGAGCTTGATGACTTTAAACTCCATCTCCTTGTTTTCATAAGGCGTGGTATCTTTAACGGGGCGAATGTCGACCAAAGAGCCTGGCAGAAATGCACGGATACCATTAATCATGGCAGTGAGGCCACCTTTGACTTTACCATTGACCATGCCAGTGACAATTTTACCGCTTTCCATTGCTTCTTCGAGATCGTGCCAAGCCGTAAGGCGTTTCGCTTTATCACGGGACAAGCGAGTTTCCCCAAATCCATCTTCCAACGATTCAATGGCAACACTAATAAAGTCGCCCGGTTTTACTTCAATTTCACCGCGATCGTTTTTGAATTCTTCGACAGGAATAAAGCTTTCCGATTTGAGGCCCGCATTGACTACTACAATGTTATAGTCAACGCGAACGACTTCGGCCGTAATAACTTCACCTATACGCATTTCCTGACGGGAAAGGCTTTCTTCAAAGAGTGCGGCAAAATTTTCTGAGGATGTGGGAGAGGAGGAGGAAACTGTAGTCATTATTAAAAATACCCGATTGTTTTCCCTGCAGCAAAATTCGCCAGACAGGTTAAGTGAGTTAATAAAACTTGAATTGAAATTGTCATTTTCTAATCAAGTGCGAAAATTGAAAATATACCATGCCATACCCAAGTATGATCTTTAATTCTAAATCTCATTATACCAAGATAGGATAGTGTTCTGTGCTTCAGATATTGTCAGCGACGAAGTATCGAGTAATTTTGCATCGATTCCTTGCTTCAGAGGTGCAATACTGCGATTGCTGTCACGCTCATCACGCGCCTTGAGATCTTGCAACAGGAGGGCGATATTAGCATCGATTCCTTTCTCCATCAACTGCTTATGACGTCTTTGTGCACGTATTTCAGCGCTGGCTGTGAGA encodes the following:
- a CDS encoding integration host factor subunit beta, which encodes MTKSELIARLAARFPQLVAKDAELSVKTIIDAMSKSLAKGQRIEIRGFGSFDLNYRPPRVGRNPKSGDKVKVPEKYVPHFKAGKEMRERVDYKEKK
- the rpsA gene encoding 30S ribosomal protein S1, whose amino-acid sequence is MTTVSSSSPTSSENFAALFEESLSRQEMRIGEVITAEVVRVDYNIVVVNAGLKSESFIPVEEFKNDRGEIEVKPGDFISVAIESLEDGFGETRLSRDKAKRLTAWHDLEEAMESGKIVTGMVNGKVKGGLTAMINGIRAFLPGSLVDIRPVKDTTPYENKEMEFKVIKLDRKRNNVVVSRRAVLEATQGADRESLLSSLQEGAVVQGVIKNITDYGAFVDLGGIDGLLHITDLAWRRVKHPSEVVNIGDEVTAKVLKFDQEKNRVSLGMKQLSEDPWVGLSRRYPAHTRLFGKVTNLTDYGAFIEIEQGIEGLVHVSEMDWTNKNVYPSKIVQLGDEVEIMILEIDEERRRISLGMKQCQVNPWEEFSSKHEKGDKVSGQIKSITDFGVFIGLPGNIDGLVHLSDLSWNQSGEEAVLNYKKGDEVEAIILSIDVERERISLGIKQMEGDPFTAFVTQYDKNSIISGTVKSIDAKGAVIALNNDVDGYLRASEVTRDRVEDIRTHLKEGDKVETMIINIDRKNRTINLSIKAKDKSDETSALQKIKTAPTNAGTTSLGALLKAKMDSKNTEQ